In Amaranthus tricolor cultivar Red isolate AtriRed21 chromosome 5, ASM2621246v1, whole genome shotgun sequence, a genomic segment contains:
- the LOC130813407 gene encoding uncharacterized protein LOC130813407, producing the protein MDLTRRNSPATQTPTPPKSMKKSLSNVGEVAGGTAANCAVVTCCCPCVMFECILLVVYKVPASIFRRIWRKKRQKRLINKNVGFLKEEESGCSSVGEVYDKRYVDEVSDVDLKEFEMIKVSIDGSAVELDKQMWDRFHNTGFWRSPSQRD; encoded by the coding sequence ATGGATCTTACCCGTCGAAATTCGCCGGCTACACAAACCCCAACTCCGCCAAAGAGTATGAAGAAGTCTTTATCTAACGTCGGAGAAGTTGCCGGGGGAACAGCGGCGAATTGTGCTGTAGTCACGTGTTGTTGCCCGTGCGTTATGTTTGAGTGTATACTTTTAGTCGTCTATAAAGTTCCGGCGAGTATTTTCCGGCGAATATGGCGGAAGAAACGACAAAAGagattgataaataaaaatgtaGGGTTTttgaaagaagaagaaagcgGATGTTCCAGTGTAGGTGAGGTATACGATAAGAGATATGTTGATGAAGTATCTGACGTTGATTTGAAAGAGTTTGAGATGATTAAGGTTTCTATTGATGGATCTGCGGTTGAATTGGATAAACAGATGTGGGATCGGTTTCATAATACAGGGTTTTGGAGAAGTCCTTCCCAGAGAGATTAG